One window of the Alphaproteobacteria bacterium genome contains the following:
- a CDS encoding protein-L-isoaspartate(D-aspartate) O-methyltransferase: MTQLRERMVAQQIAGRGITDARVLAAMRAVPREAFVPDALREFAYEDSPLPIEADQTISQPLIVAQMIELAALGPESVVLEVGAGSGYAAAVMGRIAKRVHAIEWHDILARTAAERMAALGYDNVEIVQGDGTLGWPEKAPFDAILVAAGGPAVPDTLRRQLKIGGRLIIPVASDGYQILTLVRRTGPDTFAEENHGAVMFVPLVGEHGWRNGGPKTRTRDPATRSTRRDAMPVRSAATLLHARRKAPAIVTGAALSRLIGDCAETFGGFDELARLVDRYADRRVVLLGEATHGTAEFYRARAWMTERLVALHGFNVVAVEADWPDAAAYDAYVRGRPVPDLTEPPFHRFPRWMWRNGQVRDLLERLRAANANIADPERQAGFYGLDIYSLGTSIDAVLAYLDKVDPRAAHVARERYACLTPWRADPATYGRMALSGRFEGCEEAVAKILMDLLERRLDYLRRDGEAFFGAEQNARIVARAEAYYRAMYYGAAQSWNLRDTHMFDTLAGVLAHRGPDAKAVVWAHNSHIGDAAATDMGRVRGEHNIGQLCRRRYGAAAALIGFGTDRGTVAAASNWDSPMEIMQVRPARSDSWEGHCRGTEIPAFLLDLGIEGRAGRKPELAQPLLQRAIGVVYRPESELMSHYFEAELARQFDAWVWFDETRAVDATPAAHADRPRDTFPFGL, encoded by the coding sequence ATGACCCAACTGCGCGAGCGGATGGTGGCGCAACAGATCGCCGGGCGCGGCATCACCGATGCGCGCGTGCTGGCGGCGATGCGGGCGGTGCCGCGCGAGGCCTTCGTGCCCGATGCGCTGCGCGAATTTGCCTACGAAGACAGTCCGCTGCCGATCGAGGCCGACCAGACCATCTCGCAGCCCCTGATCGTGGCCCAGATGATCGAGCTGGCGGCGCTCGGGCCGGAGTCCGTCGTGCTCGAGGTCGGCGCCGGTTCGGGATACGCCGCGGCGGTGATGGGCCGGATCGCCAAGCGGGTCCACGCCATCGAATGGCACGACATCCTGGCCCGCACCGCGGCCGAGCGGATGGCGGCGCTGGGCTACGACAATGTCGAGATCGTGCAGGGCGACGGCACCCTGGGCTGGCCGGAGAAGGCGCCGTTCGACGCCATCCTGGTCGCCGCCGGCGGGCCTGCGGTGCCCGACACCCTGCGCCGGCAGCTGAAGATCGGCGGGCGGCTGATCATTCCTGTCGCCTCCGACGGGTACCAGATCCTGACCCTGGTCCGCCGGACGGGACCGGACACCTTCGCCGAGGAAAACCATGGCGCGGTGATGTTCGTGCCGCTGGTCGGCGAGCATGGCTGGCGCAACGGCGGGCCGAAGACGCGCACGCGCGACCCGGCGACCCGTTCGACCCGGCGCGACGCGATGCCGGTGCGGTCCGCCGCCACGCTGCTGCACGCCCGGCGCAAGGCGCCGGCGATCGTGACCGGTGCGGCGCTGTCCCGGCTGATCGGCGACTGTGCCGAGACGTTCGGCGGCTTCGACGAACTCGCGCGTCTGGTCGACCGCTATGCCGATCGGCGCGTGGTGCTGCTGGGCGAGGCGACCCACGGCACCGCGGAGTTCTATCGGGCGCGGGCCTGGATGACCGAGCGGCTGGTCGCGCTGCACGGCTTCAACGTGGTGGCGGTGGAGGCCGACTGGCCGGATGCCGCGGCTTACGACGCCTATGTCCGCGGCCGGCCGGTGCCCGACCTGACCGAGCCGCCGTTCCACCGCTTCCCGCGCTGGATGTGGCGCAACGGCCAGGTCCGCGACCTGCTGGAACGGCTGCGGGCCGCCAACGCGAACATCGCCGATCCCGAGCGCCAGGCCGGGTTCTACGGGCTCGACATCTACAGCCTCGGCACCTCGATCGACGCGGTGCTGGCCTATCTCGACAAGGTCGATCCGCGGGCGGCGCACGTTGCGCGCGAACGCTATGCCTGCCTCACGCCGTGGCGCGCCGACCCGGCCACCTACGGCCGGATGGCGCTTTCCGGCCGGTTCGAGGGCTGCGAGGAGGCGGTGGCGAAGATCCTGATGGACCTGCTGGAGCGCCGCCTCGACTACTTGCGCCGCGACGGCGAGGCCTTCTTCGGCGCCGAGCAGAACGCCCGCATCGTCGCCCGCGCCGAGGCCTATTACCGTGCCATGTACTATGGCGCGGCGCAGTCCTGGAATCTGCGCGACACGCACATGTTTGACACCCTGGCCGGCGTGTTGGCCCATCGCGGACCCGACGCCAAGGCGGTGGTCTGGGCGCACAACAGCCATATCGGCGATGCGGCCGCGACCGACATGGGCCGGGTGCGCGGCGAGCACAACATCGGGCAGCTGTGCCGGCGGCGATACGGCGCGGCCGCCGCGCTGATCGGCTTCGGCACCGACCGCGGCACGGTGGCGGCGGCATCGAACTGGGACAGCCCGATGGAGATCATGCAGGTGCGCCCGGCGCGCAGCGACAGCTGGGAAGGCCATTGCCGGGGCACCGAGATCCCGGCCTTCCTGCTCGATCTCGGCATCGAGGGCCGCGCGGGGCGCAAGCCGGAACTGGCCCAGCCACTGCTGCAGCGGGCCATCGGTGTGGTCTACCGGCCGGAAAGCGAACTGATGTCGCACTATTTCGAGGCCGAGCTGGCCAGGCAGTTCGATGCCTGGGTGTGGTTCGACGAGACGCGGGCGGTGGATGCGACCCCGGCCGCCCACGCAGACAGGCCGCGCGACACCTTTCCCTTCGGCCTCTAG
- the raiA gene encoding ribosome-associated translation inhibitor RaiA produces MQTPLEIAFSNMDHSDAVEARVRERVERLERFHPGITSCHVVVQAPHKHHRKGKHYHVRIEARVPGSELVVSGKPGDMNAHEDVYVAIRDAFDAIERQLKKSRAQRGGEVKAHAAPLQGVVEALYPDQDHGEIATNDGRLIYFHRNSVLNGGFDQLGKGDTVELTVRHDESDKGPQASTVRPIGSLRFVDEPSKR; encoded by the coding sequence ATGCAGACACCGCTCGAAATCGCGTTCAGCAACATGGATCACTCCGACGCGGTCGAGGCGCGGGTGCGCGAGCGGGTGGAGCGGCTGGAACGGTTCCATCCCGGCATTACCAGCTGTCACGTGGTCGTGCAGGCGCCGCACAAGCATCACCGCAAGGGCAAGCACTATCATGTGCGGATCGAAGCGCGGGTGCCGGGCAGCGAGCTGGTGGTCAGCGGCAAGCCGGGCGACATGAACGCGCATGAGGACGTCTATGTCGCGATCCGCGACGCCTTCGACGCGATCGAGCGGCAGCTGAAGAAGTCGCGCGCCCAGCGCGGCGGCGAGGTGAAGGCGCATGCCGCCCCGCTGCAGGGCGTGGTCGAGGCGCTGTACCCGGACCAGGATCACGGCGAGATCGCCACCAACGACGGCCGGCTGATCTACTTCCACCGCAACAGCGTGCTCAACGGCGGCTTCGACCAGCTCGGCAAGGGCGACACGGTCGAACTGACGGTGCGGCACGACGAGAGCGACAAGGGACCGCAGGCCAGCACGGTGCGCCCGATCGGCAGCCTGCGCTTCGTCGACGAACCGTCGAAGCGGTGA
- a CDS encoding DUF2254 domain-containing protein has product MPPERRIALRAKLIAVWQALRASYWFIPSLMAAAAIVLSVAMVTVDDLLGDLWVFELDWMHVNEPEGARLLLSTIAGSMIGVAGVTFSITIAAVAFASGQFGPRILASFMRDRINQVTLGTFVATFLYCVLVLRTIDSSAGSAGVPHLAALVGVGFAVASIGVLIQFIHHIADSLNSASAMSAIGSDLRGAIETLYPERIGEAGDEAAPSALDGRDAKPDGLPIAFARHAVPIPALGQGYVQALSAADLMATAVARDVVIRVVRRPGDFAADGRPIAYAWPPDRVDADAVRAVQGCFALGRRRTPHQDVRLLVDQLVDMAGRALSPGINDPQTAIGCLQWLGVGLSEMARRRAPRAQRTDEAGTVRVVSYPLTFADFAEATLGRLRPYFERDRNAALAMLGAVADVMLDAGRRDDRLVLVGHAERLVEGGRVHGLSAADIGWLEQRLTDIKALIEREPGPPRLADLADWMQGHG; this is encoded by the coding sequence ATGCCGCCGGAACGGAGGATTGCACTGCGTGCCAAGCTGATCGCCGTCTGGCAGGCGCTGCGCGCCAGCTACTGGTTCATCCCGTCGCTGATGGCGGCGGCCGCCATCGTGCTGTCCGTCGCGATGGTGACGGTGGACGATCTGCTGGGCGACCTGTGGGTGTTCGAGCTCGACTGGATGCACGTCAACGAGCCGGAGGGCGCGCGGCTGCTGCTGTCGACCATCGCCGGCTCGATGATCGGCGTGGCGGGCGTTACCTTCTCGATCACCATCGCCGCGGTCGCCTTCGCCTCGGGCCAGTTCGGACCGCGCATCCTGGCCAGCTTCATGCGCGACCGGATCAACCAGGTCACGCTGGGCACCTTCGTCGCCACCTTCCTTTACTGTGTGCTGGTGCTGCGGACGATCGACAGCAGTGCCGGCTCGGCCGGCGTCCCGCACCTGGCCGCTCTGGTCGGCGTCGGCTTCGCGGTCGCCAGCATCGGGGTGCTGATCCAGTTCATCCACCACATCGCCGATTCGCTCAATTCGGCAAGCGCGATGTCGGCGATCGGCAGCGACCTGCGCGGCGCCATCGAGACGCTCTACCCGGAACGAATCGGCGAGGCCGGCGACGAGGCGGCGCCATCGGCGCTGGACGGGCGCGACGCCAAGCCGGACGGGCTGCCGATTGCGTTCGCCCGCCATGCGGTTCCGATACCCGCACTCGGGCAGGGCTATGTGCAGGCCCTGAGCGCGGCCGACCTGATGGCGACCGCGGTCGCCCGTGACGTGGTCATCCGCGTCGTGCGACGGCCCGGCGATTTCGCTGCCGACGGCCGGCCGATCGCCTATGCGTGGCCGCCCGACAGGGTCGACGCGGACGCCGTGCGTGCGGTGCAAGGCTGTTTCGCGCTCGGCCGCCGCCGCACCCCGCACCAGGACGTGCGCCTGCTGGTCGACCAGCTGGTCGACATGGCGGGACGGGCGCTGTCGCCCGGCATCAACGACCCGCAGACCGCGATCGGCTGCCTGCAGTGGCTCGGCGTCGGACTGTCCGAGATGGCGCGGCGGCGGGCGCCGCGTGCGCAGCGCACCGACGAGGCCGGGACGGTGCGGGTGGTGTCCTACCCGCTGACCTTCGCCGACTTTGCCGAAGCCACGCTCGGCCGCCTCCGGCCCTATTTCGAACGCGACCGCAACGCCGCGCTGGCGATGCTGGGCGCGGTCGCCGACGTGATGCTGGACGCCGGGCGCCGCGACGACCGTCTGGTCCTGGTCGGCCATGCCGAGCGCCTGGTCGAGGGTGGGCGCGTCCACGGCCTGTCGGCCGCCGACATCGGCTGGCTTGAGCAGCGGCTGACGGACATCAAGGCGCTGATCGAGCGAGAGCCGGGGCCGCCACGGCTGGCCGATCTCGCCGACTGGATGCAGGGCCACGGCTGA
- a CDS encoding glycerol-3-phosphate dehydrogenase, which translates to MTAATVIARPEDGPVDLLVIGGGINGAGIARDAAGRGLSVVLCEKGDLAEGTSSRSGKLVHGGLRYLEYYEFRLVREALIEREVLLEAAPHIIWPMRFVLPHNPEDRPAWLVRLGLFLYDHLGGRKLLPGSKSLDLRRHPAGHALKSSFRRAFEYSDCWVQDSRLVALNARDAANRGATIRTRTTLESARRDDGVWLCRLAPAGGGPSVAVHARALVNAAGPWVAEVLNQRAGLNTRSSVRLIKGSHIVVPRLYEGSHAYILQNADRRIVFAIPYEDDFSLIGTTDVAYEGDPANVAIDPAEVDYLCAVVNHHFQRQIRPDDVVWTYSGVRPLYDDGADNPSAVTRDYVLELDGGDDRAPLLSVFGGKITTYRRLAEHALQKLLPAMGRTAQPWTANAPLPGGDFAATEFEAHLALICGDYPWLPKALARRLFRAYGTRLNLLLVGKTSLRDLGRDFGGGLYEVEVRHLVEQEWAQTADDILWRRSKLGLHVDAETRARLDEYLAGGTGTAPLTTAGLRADA; encoded by the coding sequence ATGACCGCCGCCACTGTCATAGCCAGGCCGGAGGACGGACCGGTCGACCTGCTGGTGATCGGCGGCGGCATCAACGGCGCCGGCATTGCCCGCGACGCGGCCGGCCGCGGGCTCAGCGTGGTGCTGTGCGAGAAGGGCGACCTCGCCGAGGGCACCAGCTCGCGCTCGGGCAAGCTGGTGCACGGCGGGCTGCGCTATCTGGAGTACTACGAATTCCGGCTGGTGCGCGAGGCGCTGATCGAGCGCGAGGTGCTGCTGGAAGCCGCGCCGCACATCATCTGGCCGATGCGCTTCGTTCTGCCGCACAATCCCGAAGACCGGCCGGCCTGGCTGGTCCGGCTCGGCCTGTTCCTCTACGACCACCTCGGCGGCCGCAAGCTGTTGCCCGGTTCGAAGAGCCTGGACCTGCGCCGTCACCCCGCCGGCCATGCGTTGAAGTCTTCGTTCCGGCGCGCATTCGAATATTCGGACTGCTGGGTGCAGGATTCGCGGCTGGTCGCCCTCAACGCGCGCGACGCGGCCAACCGCGGCGCGACGATCAGGACGCGCACCACGCTGGAATCCGCCCGCCGCGACGATGGCGTCTGGCTGTGTCGCCTCGCACCGGCCGGCGGTGGCCCGTCCGTTGCGGTGCATGCGCGCGCGCTGGTGAATGCCGCCGGCCCGTGGGTCGCCGAGGTGCTGAATCAGCGCGCCGGCCTGAACACCCGCTCCAGCGTGCGCCTGATAAAGGGCAGCCACATCGTCGTGCCCCGCCTCTACGAGGGGTCGCACGCCTATATCCTGCAGAATGCCGACCGGCGCATCGTGTTCGCGATTCCCTATGAGGACGATTTCTCGCTGATCGGCACCACCGATGTGGCCTATGAGGGCGATCCGGCGAACGTGGCCATCGACCCGGCGGAAGTCGACTATCTGTGCGCCGTGGTGAACCATCACTTCCAGCGGCAGATCCGGCCCGACGACGTGGTCTGGACCTATTCGGGCGTGCGCCCGCTCTATGACGACGGCGCCGACAACCCGTCGGCAGTCACCCGCGACTATGTGCTCGAGCTCGACGGCGGCGACGATCGCGCACCGCTGCTTTCGGTGTTCGGCGGCAAGATCACGACCTACCGGCGGCTGGCCGAGCATGCGCTGCAGAAGCTGCTGCCGGCGATGGGGCGCACCGCACAGCCCTGGACGGCGAACGCGCCGCTGCCGGGCGGCGACTTCGCGGCAACCGAGTTCGAGGCGCACCTCGCCCTGATCTGCGGCGACTACCCGTGGCTGCCGAAGGCGCTGGCGCGGCGGCTGTTCCGCGCCTACGGCACGCGGCTGAACTTGCTGCTAGTCGGCAAGACCTCGCTGCGCGATTTGGGGCGTGACTTCGGCGGCGGGCTCTACGAAGTCGAGGTGCGCCACCTGGTCGAGCAGGAATGGGCGCAGACGGCCGACGACATCCTGTGGCGCCGCTCGAAGCTGGGCCTGCACGTCGATGCCGAAACCAGGGCGCGGCTGGACGAGTACCTGGCCGGCGGCACCGGCACCGCACCATTGACGACCGCAGGACTACGTGCCGACGCCTGA
- a CDS encoding 2-hydroxyacid dehydrogenase: MPREIAIIGDRFMLAQAFADAIGEACGDAVATRTHELPWPDEPLEHGYAKPGLDGLKEYMGDPDQVVDFVAAAEIFVTHLSPLSGAMMRRLPGLKLVAVSRGGPVNIDMAAARTLGIKVVNVPGRNASAVAEFTIGAILAETRLIRAGHESLRRGEWRGDLYRADLTGRELNEMTVGVIGYGHVGTRVVRLLRAFGCRILVNDPYVQLSAEDAAAGVELVDRETLLARSDVVTLHARVTPETAGFIDRAAFAAMKPGALFVNTARGPLVDYDALYAALTEGRLGAAMLETFAIEPPPVDWPLLKLPNVTLTPHIAGASVRTVTYAAERTAEEVRRHIAGEPPLNPC; encoded by the coding sequence ATGCCGCGTGAGATCGCCATCATCGGCGACCGGTTCATGCTGGCGCAGGCCTTCGCCGACGCCATCGGCGAGGCCTGCGGCGACGCCGTGGCGACCCGAACCCACGAACTGCCGTGGCCGGATGAGCCGCTGGAGCACGGCTATGCCAAACCGGGCCTGGATGGCCTGAAGGAATACATGGGCGATCCGGACCAGGTGGTCGACTTCGTCGCCGCGGCCGAGATCTTCGTGACGCACCTGTCGCCACTGTCCGGCGCGATGATGCGCCGGCTGCCGGGCCTGAAGCTTGTGGCGGTATCGCGCGGCGGCCCGGTCAATATCGACATGGCGGCCGCGCGGACGCTGGGCATCAAGGTCGTCAACGTGCCCGGCCGCAACGCCAGCGCGGTCGCCGAGTTCACCATCGGCGCGATTCTCGCGGAGACCCGCCTGATCCGCGCCGGCCACGAATCGCTGCGCCGGGGCGAATGGCGCGGCGACCTGTACCGTGCCGACCTTACCGGCCGCGAGCTCAACGAGATGACGGTCGGCGTCATCGGCTACGGCCATGTCGGCACCCGCGTGGTCCGCCTGCTGCGCGCGTTCGGCTGCCGCATCCTGGTCAACGACCCCTATGTCCAGCTCAGCGCGGAGGACGCGGCCGCCGGGGTGGAACTGGTCGACCGGGAAACGCTGCTGGCCCGCTCTGACGTGGTCACACTGCACGCGCGGGTGACGCCGGAAACCGCCGGATTCATCGACCGCGCCGCCTTTGCAGCGATGAAGCCGGGTGCGCTGTTCGTCAACACCGCCCGCGGCCCGCTGGTCGACTACGACGCACTGTACGCGGCGCTGACCGAAGGCCGGCTCGGCGCGGCGATGCTGGAGACCTTCGCCATCGAACCCCCGCCGGTGGACTGGCCCCTGCTGAAGCTGCCGAACGTGACGCTGACGCCGCATATCGCCGGCGCGTCGGTCCGCACCGTGACCTATGCGGCGGAGCGGACGGCGGAAGAGGTGCGCCGCCATATCGCCGGGGAACCGCCGCTGAACCCGTGCTGA
- a CDS encoding FGGY-family carbohydrate kinase, whose amino-acid sequence MSRDLIVGVDAGTSVIKAVAFDVAGAQLAMAARPNVYERLADGGCQQDMAQTWATTAAVLRDLGEKLPGLAGRILVLAVTGQGDGTWLIDAAGEPVAPGWLWLDSRAAAFVDAYRAGPDDRRRYLLTGTGITACQQGAQLAYMTRAMPALPQRAATGFHCKDWLYFKLTGRRATDPTEGVFTFGDFRARAYSDEVVDLLGLSAHRRLLPEIVDGTRTHHALSESAAAAVGLAAGTPVALGYIDVICTALGGGLYEPGRQVGTTVIGSTGMHMVLQHGADAVPLNDDNSGYTTCFPVPGTYAQMQSNMAATLNIDWLLDLAIDILGRAGVSRDRAGLLAGLDDLVLAARSGEIVYQPYISDAGERGPFIDANARAGLIGLNSGHGFADLMRAVFDGLAMASRDCYAAMGAQPEEIRVSGGAARSAALRRILAAALNAPVRSGGREEAGAAGAAMIAAVGIGAYPSMDECVAAWIAPHLGGLDRPDPELAAVYDRLYPIYVQSHRALTPVWRALASARRPA is encoded by the coding sequence GTGAGCCGGGACCTCATTGTCGGCGTCGATGCCGGCACCTCGGTGATCAAGGCGGTCGCCTTCGACGTCGCCGGCGCGCAGCTGGCAATGGCCGCGCGGCCCAACGTTTATGAGCGGCTGGCCGACGGCGGCTGCCAGCAGGACATGGCGCAGACCTGGGCCACCACCGCGGCCGTGCTGCGCGACCTGGGCGAGAAGCTGCCGGGCCTCGCCGGACGCATCCTGGTGCTCGCCGTCACCGGCCAGGGCGACGGCACCTGGCTGATCGACGCCGCCGGCGAGCCGGTCGCCCCCGGCTGGCTCTGGCTGGATTCGCGCGCGGCCGCCTTCGTCGACGCCTATCGCGCCGGGCCCGACGACCGCCGCCGCTATCTGCTGACCGGTACCGGCATCACCGCCTGCCAGCAAGGTGCCCAGCTCGCCTACATGACCCGGGCAATGCCGGCGCTGCCGCAGCGCGCCGCGACCGGTTTCCACTGCAAGGACTGGCTGTACTTCAAGCTGACCGGCCGGCGCGCGACCGACCCGACCGAGGGAGTGTTCACGTTCGGCGACTTCCGCGCCCGCGCCTATAGCGACGAGGTGGTCGACCTGCTGGGCCTGTCCGCCCACCGCCGGCTGCTGCCGGAGATCGTCGACGGCACCCGGACCCATCACGCGCTGAGCGAGAGCGCCGCCGCCGCGGTCGGGCTGGCGGCCGGCACGCCGGTTGCGCTCGGCTATATCGACGTGATCTGCACCGCGCTCGGCGGCGGTCTGTACGAGCCCGGCCGCCAGGTCGGCACCACGGTGATCGGCTCGACCGGCATGCACATGGTGCTGCAGCACGGCGCCGACGCGGTGCCGCTCAACGACGACAATTCCGGCTACACCACCTGCTTCCCGGTGCCCGGCACCTACGCGCAGATGCAATCGAACATGGCCGCGACGCTGAACATCGACTGGCTGCTCGACCTCGCCATCGACATTCTCGGCCGCGCCGGCGTCAGCCGCGACCGCGCCGGGCTGCTCGCCGGTCTCGACGACCTCGTCCTTGCCGCTCGGTCCGGCGAGATCGTCTATCAGCCCTACATCTCCGATGCGGGCGAGCGCGGGCCGTTCATCGATGCCAACGCCCGCGCCGGCCTGATCGGGCTGAACAGCGGCCACGGCTTCGCCGACCTGATGCGCGCGGTGTTCGACGGCCTGGCGATGGCCTCGCGCGACTGCTATGCCGCGATGGGGGCACAGCCCGAGGAGATCCGCGTTTCCGGCGGCGCCGCCCGCAGCGCGGCCCTGCGCCGCATCCTCGCCGCCGCGCTGAACGCGCCGGTGCGCAGCGGCGGGCGCGAGGAGGCCGGCGCCGCCGGTGCCGCGATGATCGCGGCGGTCGGCATCGGCGCCTATCCGTCGATGGACGAGTGCGTCGCCGCATGGATCGCGCCGCATCTGGGCGGGCTCGACCGCCCCGACCCGGAGCTTGCCGCCGTCTACGACCGGCTCTACCCGATCTACGTCCAGTCGCACCGTGCATTGACGCCGGTGTGGCGGGCGCTGGCATCGGCGCGGAGGCCGGCCTGA
- a CDS encoding ABC transporter ATP-binding protein: MTVALSLEQVDKIYTPRRKPAVHAVRALDMHIDEGEIVALLGSSGCGKTSTLRMIAGFESVTNGTISLGGNRIDGLAPARRNVAMAFEGYSLYPPLTVRENIAFALKAARLPRDEIDRKVAEIADLLEIGPILKRYPSSISGGQQQRAGLARALVRSAGLHLLDEPMSQLEPQLRAVLRGRIKSFLIENRMTAMFVTHDQTEANALADRIAVMEGGELQQMASPSELKDRPANLFVATFIGEPPMNIFEGTVAAENGTPAVRVDGAGNAAGFAVTLAPSDTEAAATVLRPGRRVHLGIRPHSLHAGAGGDIPATVVSNQWLGDQTHLVLDLAGRTTVAVSYGRVPAAMGDAIACAVSARDIHLFDRESGAVLMHGEALA; the protein is encoded by the coding sequence ATGACCGTCGCGCTGAGCCTGGAGCAGGTCGACAAGATCTACACGCCGCGGCGCAAGCCGGCGGTGCATGCCGTGCGCGCGCTCGACATGCACATCGACGAGGGCGAGATCGTCGCCCTGCTCGGCTCGTCCGGCTGCGGCAAGACCTCGACCCTGCGCATGATCGCCGGTTTCGAGAGCGTCACCAACGGCACCATCTCGCTCGGCGGCAACCGCATCGACGGCCTGGCGCCGGCCCGGCGCAACGTGGCGATGGCGTTCGAGGGCTATTCGCTCTACCCGCCGCTGACGGTGCGCGAGAACATCGCCTTCGCGCTGAAGGCGGCGCGGCTGCCGCGCGACGAGATCGACCGCAAGGTGGCGGAGATCGCCGACCTGCTGGAGATCGGGCCGATCCTGAAGCGCTATCCCTCGTCGATCTCCGGCGGCCAGCAGCAGCGCGCCGGCCTCGCCCGGGCGCTGGTCCGCAGCGCCGGCCTGCACCTGCTGGACGAACCGATGTCGCAGCTGGAGCCGCAGCTGCGTGCAGTGCTGCGCGGCCGGATCAAGAGTTTCCTGATCGAGAACCGGATGACGGCGATGTTCGTCACCCACGACCAGACCGAGGCCAATGCGCTGGCCGACCGCATCGCGGTGATGGAGGGCGGCGAGCTGCAGCAGATGGCGAGCCCGTCGGAGCTGAAGGACCGGCCGGCCAACCTGTTCGTCGCCACCTTCATCGGCGAGCCGCCGATGAACATCTTCGAAGGCACCGTCGCGGCCGAGAACGGGACGCCCGCGGTGCGCGTCGACGGCGCCGGCAACGCGGCGGGCTTCGCGGTGACGCTGGCCCCGTCGGACACCGAAGCCGCCGCCACGGTGCTGCGGCCCGGCCGACGGGTGCACCTGGGCATCCGCCCGCACAGCCTGCATGCCGGCGCCGGCGGCGACATTCCGGCGACCGTGGTCTCCAACCAGTGGCTGGGCGACCAGACCCACCTGGTGCTCGACCTAGCCGGGCGCACCACGGTCGCGGTCAGCTACGGCCGCGTGCCGGCCGCGATGGGCGACGCCATCGCCTGCGCGGTCTCGGCCCGCGACATCCACCTGTTCGACCGCGAGAGCGGTGCGGTGCTGATGCACGGCGAGGCGCTGGCGTGA